In Sphingomonas sp. LR60, the following are encoded in one genomic region:
- a CDS encoding VOC family protein, protein MFSHVMVGSNDVARSKTFYDALFAALGGREGRQDDKGRVVYAHDGALFMISRPIDGEAACHANGGTIGFRMTGPEQAQAWHDAGVANGGTAIEDAPGVRTSPFGQLYLAYLRDPDGNKLCGAYRVPA, encoded by the coding sequence ATGTTCAGTCATGTGATGGTCGGGTCGAACGACGTGGCGCGGTCCAAGACGTTCTATGACGCGCTGTTCGCCGCGCTGGGCGGCCGCGAGGGGCGGCAGGATGACAAGGGCCGCGTCGTCTATGCGCATGACGGTGCTTTGTTCATGATCTCGCGTCCCATCGATGGCGAGGCCGCGTGCCATGCCAATGGCGGGACGATCGGCTTTCGCATGACTGGCCCGGAACAGGCACAGGCGTGGCATGACGCCGGCGTCGCCAACGGCGGCACCGCGATCGAGGACGCGCCGGGCGTGCGGACCAGCCCGTTCGGCCAGCTCTATCTTGCCTATCTGCGCGACCCTGACGGCAACAAGCTGTGCGGTGCGTATCGCGTACCGGCGTGA
- a CDS encoding HAD-IA family hydrolase, whose product MPIKLAVFDCDGTLVDSQANICRAMEQAFATLGLAAPPRAATRAIVGLSLVEAMALLAPDLDAATHLALSDAYKATFRRMREAGELDAEPLYDGLVEALDALATDGWSLGVATGKSDRGLAHVLAVHGFTERFVTLQTADRHPSKPHPAMLHAAMAEAGALPHMTAMIGDTSFDMAMAKAAGVHAIGVSWGYHREAALWQAGAARIAHRCADLPACLAA is encoded by the coding sequence ATGCCCATCAAACTTGCGGTTTTCGATTGTGACGGCACGCTCGTCGACAGCCAGGCCAACATCTGCCGCGCCATGGAACAGGCATTTGCCACGCTCGGGCTGGCGGCACCGCCGCGCGCGGCGACTCGCGCGATCGTCGGGTTGAGCCTCGTCGAGGCGATGGCGCTGCTTGCCCCCGACCTCGACGCCGCGACGCATCTGGCGCTCAGCGATGCATATAAGGCGACGTTCCGGCGGATGCGCGAGGCGGGCGAGCTGGATGCCGAGCCGCTGTACGACGGGCTGGTCGAGGCGCTCGATGCGCTGGCGACGGACGGGTGGTCTTTGGGGGTCGCGACCGGCAAGTCGGATCGCGGCCTCGCGCATGTGCTGGCGGTGCATGGCTTTACCGAGCGCTTCGTTACGCTCCAGACCGCCGACCGTCATCCGTCGAAGCCCCATCCCGCGATGCTGCACGCCGCGATGGCGGAGGCGGGCGCGCTGCCCCATATGACCGCGATGATCGGCGACACGAGCTTCGACATGGCGATGGCCAAAGCGGCAGGCGTGCACGCGATCGGCGTGAGCTGGGGCTATCACCGCGAAGCGGCGCTGTGGCAGGCGGGAGCTGCGCGTATCGCGCACCGCTGCGCCGATCTGCCCGCGTGCCTGGCGGCATGA
- the hflK gene encoding protease modulator HflK gives MTILRRWLRRPIILAADNNNGPWGGGGDDSAGPRNPWSVPPGGRRGSSKPTALDEFLKKTRVGGGGGGGGGRPQLPLGTSARTLWLIGVGLLIAVWLLLTSFHQIGPQQRGVVTYFGKYSGMLEPGIRVTLPAPIVNVTKVDVEQVRTDEFPQDGGETVLTGDQNIIDLAYTVRWRVSDPRNYVFEIKDPQETVRATAESAMRAVLATTRMNDAIGAGRGLIEARVTQVMQQILDSYQAGVRVQGVSIKQASPPAALVDDFNAVTAAQQEAVGNLNNARSYSQQVIARAQGEASAFDQVYAQYRLAPEVTRRRMYYETMEAVLAKTDKTIVETPGVTPYLPLDRAKKLVEPTQGSTTTTTTTAPAQEGSADAPGDA, from the coding sequence ATGACCATCCTGCGACGCTGGCTCCGGCGCCCGATCATCCTTGCTGCCGACAACAATAATGGACCGTGGGGAGGCGGCGGCGACGACAGTGCCGGCCCGCGCAATCCGTGGTCGGTGCCCCCGGGTGGGCGGCGCGGTTCGTCGAAGCCGACCGCGCTCGACGAATTCCTCAAGAAGACGCGCGTCGGCGGCGGTGGCGGCGGGGGCGGCGGTCGTCCGCAATTGCCGCTCGGCACGTCGGCGCGAACCTTGTGGCTGATCGGCGTCGGATTGCTGATCGCGGTCTGGCTGCTGCTCACGTCCTTCCACCAGATCGGGCCGCAGCAGCGCGGGGTCGTCACCTACTTCGGCAAATATTCCGGGATGCTGGAGCCCGGCATCCGCGTCACCCTTCCTGCGCCGATCGTCAACGTCACCAAGGTCGACGTCGAGCAGGTGCGCACCGACGAATTCCCGCAGGACGGCGGGGAAACGGTGCTGACCGGTGACCAGAACATCATCGACCTTGCTTATACGGTGCGCTGGCGCGTGTCCGATCCGCGCAATTACGTGTTCGAGATCAAGGACCCGCAGGAAACCGTCCGCGCGACCGCCGAGAGCGCGATGCGCGCGGTGCTGGCCACGACGCGGATGAACGACGCGATCGGTGCAGGGCGTGGGCTGATCGAGGCGCGCGTGACGCAGGTCATGCAGCAGATCCTCGACAGCTATCAGGCCGGGGTGCGCGTGCAGGGCGTCTCGATCAAGCAGGCGTCGCCGCCTGCGGCCCTGGTCGACGACTTCAACGCCGTCACCGCCGCTCAGCAGGAAGCCGTCGGCAACCTCAACAACGCGCGCAGCTATTCGCAGCAGGTGATCGCGCGCGCCCAGGGTGAGGCGTCGGCCTTCGACCAGGTCTATGCGCAATATCGCCTCGCCCCAGAGGTGACGCGTCGCCGCATGTATTACGAGACGATGGAGGCCGTGCTGGCCAAGACCGACAAGACGATCGTCGAGACACCCGGCGTCACGCCGTATCTGCCGCTCGATCGCGCGAAGAAGCTGGTCGAGCCGACGCAGGGAAGCACGACCACGACCACGACGACCGCCCCCGCGCAGGAGGGCAGCGCTGATGCACCAGGTGATGCGTAA
- a CDS encoding Do family serine endopeptidase, with the protein MRYAYALTGALLLGGTAASLALQNPATAQIAQNEPGAISAAAPRAGAPMSFADMVAKLQPAVVNISTTQKVTVQQQPNPFAGTPFGDLFGQFGGGGGGGGGGAPVTREGQSLGSGFLISADGYVVTNNHVIAPAAKGATVESITVTLQDKKEYKAKLIGRDPTSDLAVLKITSPTPLPFVKLGDSSRARVGDWVVAIGQPFGLGGTVTAGIVSAVHRQTGGGPFDTFIQTDAAINQGNSGGPMFNLNGEVIGINSQIYSQSGGNIGIGFAIPATEAKPILATLMKGEVVKRGYLGVSIQRMTDDIAGALGLPKDQGEIIGRVEPGGPGAKAGLRAGDVVVAINGQAVTPDRTLSSLVADAAPGSTIKLDVIRDGKRQSLNAVVATRPTDDQLAAINGDGEGDDGLPDDDSGAQATPGSSSLGISVQPLTPQIARSIGVDSTVQGVVVAGVDPSSDAGQKLKRGDVISAVNSQPVRTGADVARIVAAAKAAGRPSVLLSLTRGRQTGGFVAVKIK; encoded by the coding sequence GTGCGTTACGCTTACGCCCTGACCGGCGCCCTGCTGCTAGGCGGCACGGCCGCGTCGCTCGCGCTCCAGAACCCGGCCACCGCGCAGATCGCGCAGAACGAGCCGGGGGCGATCAGCGCAGCGGCGCCGCGCGCCGGTGCGCCGATGAGCTTCGCCGACATGGTCGCCAAGCTTCAGCCGGCGGTGGTCAACATCTCCACCACGCAGAAGGTGACGGTGCAGCAGCAGCCGAACCCGTTCGCGGGCACACCGTTCGGCGACCTGTTTGGCCAGTTCGGCGGCGGCGGTGGCGGTGGCGGCGGCGGCGCGCCGGTCACGCGCGAGGGCCAGTCGCTCGGGTCGGGCTTCCTGATCTCGGCGGACGGTTATGTCGTGACCAACAATCACGTCATCGCGCCGGCGGCGAAGGGTGCGACGGTCGAGTCGATCACCGTCACGCTGCAGGACAAGAAGGAATACAAGGCCAAGCTGATCGGCCGCGATCCGACCTCGGACCTTGCGGTGCTCAAGATCACCTCGCCGACCCCGCTGCCGTTCGTGAAGCTCGGCGACTCGAGCCGTGCGCGCGTCGGCGACTGGGTGGTCGCGATCGGGCAGCCGTTCGGGCTCGGCGGCACCGTGACCGCGGGCATCGTCTCGGCGGTGCATCGTCAGACCGGCGGCGGTCCGTTCGATACCTTCATCCAGACCGATGCCGCGATCAATCAGGGAAATTCGGGTGGCCCGATGTTCAACCTGAACGGCGAAGTGATCGGCATCAACAGCCAGATCTATTCGCAGTCGGGCGGCAACATCGGCATCGGCTTCGCGATCCCGGCAACCGAGGCCAAGCCGATCCTCGCCACGCTGATGAAGGGCGAAGTGGTCAAGCGCGGCTATCTGGGCGTCAGCATCCAGCGGATGACGGACGACATTGCCGGCGCGCTGGGTCTGCCTAAGGATCAGGGCGAGATCATCGGCCGGGTCGAGCCGGGCGGCCCGGGTGCCAAGGCCGGGCTGCGCGCGGGCGACGTCGTAGTTGCGATCAACGGCCAGGCGGTGACGCCGGACCGCACGCTGTCGTCACTGGTCGCTGATGCCGCGCCGGGCTCGACGATCAAGCTCGACGTAATTCGCGATGGCAAGCGCCAGTCGCTCAACGCCGTCGTGGCGACGCGTCCGACCGACGATCAGCTTGCCGCGATCAACGGCGACGGCGAAGGTGACGACGGGCTGCCCGACGATGACAGCGGCGCGCAGGCGACACCGGGATCGAGCTCGCTCGGCATCTCGGTCCAGCCGCTCACCCCGCAGATCGCGCGCTCGATCGGCGTCGATTCTACCGTGCAGGGCGTGGTCGTCGCGGGCGTCGACCCGTCGAGCGATGCGGGGCAGAAGCTGAAGCGCGGCGACGTGATTTCGGCAGTCAACTCGCAGCCGGTGCGGACCGGCGCCGATGTCGCGCGCATCGTCGCCGCGGCCAAGGCGGCAGGCCGGCCCTCGGTATTGCTCAGCCTAACCCGCGGTCGCCAGACCGGTGGTTTCGTTGCGGTGAAGATCAAGTAA
- the hflC gene encoding protease modulator HflC, which produces MHQVMRNPIAIGMLALVLAILAAATFAIVPETQQAVVLRLNNPVRLVNQWQPGQMIGNTGAGVIARVPFIDKIVWVDKRVLDADLDNTLVLSTDQLRLNVDAYARFRIVDPLKAVTSTGSTSNTEERVADQLRPLLGTALRNELGKVPFAVLLSPERGAVMDAIQNSLQGSARQYGAEIVDVRIKHADLPEGSPLDSALQRMRTARQQEANTIRAQGQKQAQIVRAEADAQAARIYAEAFSKDADFYDFYRAMQSYRHTFGADGGPQPEGSTNIIMSPNNGYLRAFEGGGR; this is translated from the coding sequence ATGCACCAGGTGATGCGTAACCCGATCGCGATCGGGATGCTGGCGCTGGTGCTGGCGATCCTCGCCGCGGCGACCTTCGCGATCGTGCCCGAGACGCAGCAGGCTGTGGTCCTGCGGCTCAACAATCCGGTGCGGCTGGTCAACCAGTGGCAACCGGGGCAGATGATCGGCAACACCGGCGCGGGCGTGATCGCGCGCGTGCCGTTCATCGACAAGATCGTCTGGGTCGACAAGCGCGTGCTCGACGCCGATCTCGACAATACGCTGGTGCTGTCGACCGATCAGCTGCGGCTCAACGTCGACGCCTATGCGCGCTTCCGCATCGTCGATCCGCTGAAGGCGGTGACGTCGACCGGCAGCACCTCGAACACCGAGGAGCGCGTGGCGGATCAGCTGCGCCCGCTGCTCGGTACGGCGCTGCGCAACGAACTCGGCAAGGTGCCGTTCGCGGTGTTGCTCAGCCCGGAACGCGGCGCGGTCATGGATGCGATCCAGAATTCGTTGCAGGGCTCGGCGCGCCAATATGGTGCGGAGATCGTCGACGTGCGGATCAAGCATGCCGACCTGCCCGAGGGCAGCCCGCTCGACAGCGCGCTTCAGCGGATGCGGACCGCGCGGCAGCAGGAGGCGAACACGATCCGCGCGCAGGGTCAGAAGCAGGCGCAGATCGTCCGCGCCGAGGCCGATGCGCAAGCCGCGCGCATCTATGCCGAGGCGTTCAGCAAGGATGCTGATTTCTATGACTTCTATCGTGCGATGCAGAGCTATCGCCATACGTTCGGTGCCGATGGCGGGCCGCAGCCGGAAGGTTCGACCAATATCATCATGAGCCCGAACAATGGCTATCTTCGCGCGTTCGAAGGCGGTGGTCGTTAA
- the gmk gene encoding guanylate kinase, with protein MPDRLTADPHHMKRRGLLFVLSSPSGAGKSTIARMLLASEAELSLSVSATTRAIRKGEEDGRDYHFVSLDQFREMAANHEFLEWAHVFDQRYGTPRAPVDAMLSDGKDVLFDIDWQGAQQLHQIAGGDVVRVFILPPSMEELRRRLEGRATDAQEIIERRMSRADAEISHWDGYDYVLVNDDVESCFAKVKTILAAERLKRSRQTGLIGFIRKLRTPAG; from the coding sequence ATGCCCGATCGCCTGACCGCCGACCCGCACCATATGAAGCGTCGCGGATTGTTGTTCGTCCTGTCCTCGCCCTCCGGTGCGGGGAAGTCGACGATCGCGCGGATGCTGCTCGCCAGCGAGGCCGAATTGTCGCTGTCGGTGTCCGCGACCACGCGCGCGATCCGCAAGGGCGAGGAGGACGGGCGCGATTACCACTTCGTCTCGCTCGACCAGTTCCGCGAGATGGCGGCGAATCACGAGTTCCTCGAATGGGCGCACGTCTTCGACCAGCGGTACGGCACGCCGCGCGCGCCGGTCGATGCGATGCTGTCGGACGGGAAGGACGTGCTGTTCGACATCGACTGGCAGGGCGCGCAGCAGCTCCACCAGATCGCGGGCGGCGACGTGGTGCGCGTGTTCATCCTGCCGCCGTCGATGGAGGAACTCCGCCGCCGGCTGGAAGGCCGCGCCACCGACGCACAGGAGATCATCGAGCGCCGGATGAGCCGCGCCGATGCCGAGATCAGCCATTGGGACGGCTATGATTATGTGCTGGTCAACGACGACGTCGAATCGTGCTTCGCGAAGGTGAAGACGATCCTCGCCGCCGAGCGCCTGAAGCGCTCGCGTCAGACCGGCCTGATCGGCTTCATCCGCAAGCTGCGCACGCCCGCGGGATAG
- a CDS encoding helicase HerA-like domain-containing protein: MADGGTILIGAGEGGADPQRLDLARANRHGLIAGATGTGKTVTLQGIVEGFSNAGVACFLADVKGDLSGLAMPGAATAKTHEAFAARAAEIGASDWHYADTPVQFWDLFGEQGHPVRTTISEMGPLLLARLMGLNAVQEGVLTIAFHVADEEGLLLLDLDDLQAMLAHYAERAEELTTRYGNVSKQSVGAIQRALLQLRAQGAEHFFGEPALALADLFGTDDNGRGLVNILAADKLMASPQLYSTFLLWLLGEMFEFLPEIGDADKPKLCFFFDEAHLLFDEAPPALMDRIEQVVRLIRSKGVGVYFITQNPIDVPDSVAGQLGNRIQHKLNAFTPRDRKAVQAAAETFRANPGVDVATAITELRTGEALVSLLQRDGAPSPVQRTLIRPPSSRVGPVTPEERRALIQTDAIGTKYDTLVDRESAEELLAAKTQEAAAAAAAARASTDAEKTAAAQAKEDARTAREADRAAREEDRARRATERESSSDPWNRAMTSASRSASSAVGRAVANEVTKAVFGGSRRGASSGGLLGQVVRGVLGGLMRR; encoded by the coding sequence GTGGCGGACGGCGGCACCATATTGATCGGCGCAGGCGAGGGCGGGGCCGATCCGCAGCGGCTCGACCTGGCGCGCGCCAATCGCCACGGATTGATCGCTGGCGCGACCGGCACCGGCAAGACCGTGACCTTGCAGGGGATCGTCGAGGGCTTCTCGAACGCCGGGGTCGCCTGTTTCCTCGCCGACGTGAAGGGCGATCTGTCGGGACTCGCGATGCCCGGCGCAGCGACCGCCAAGACGCACGAAGCCTTCGCCGCGCGCGCTGCCGAGATCGGGGCGAGCGACTGGCATTATGCCGATACGCCGGTGCAATTCTGGGATCTGTTCGGCGAGCAGGGCCATCCGGTCCGCACCACGATCAGCGAGATGGGGCCGCTGCTGCTCGCGCGGCTGATGGGGCTGAATGCGGTGCAGGAGGGCGTGCTGACGATCGCCTTCCACGTCGCCGACGAGGAAGGGCTGTTGCTGCTCGATCTCGACGATCTGCAAGCGATGCTCGCGCATTATGCCGAGCGTGCCGAGGAACTGACCACCCGCTACGGCAACGTCTCGAAGCAATCGGTCGGTGCGATCCAGCGCGCGCTGCTGCAATTGCGCGCACAGGGGGCGGAGCATTTCTTCGGCGAGCCTGCGCTGGCGCTGGCGGACCTGTTCGGCACCGACGACAACGGGCGGGGGCTGGTCAACATCCTCGCCGCCGACAAGTTGATGGCATCGCCGCAGCTCTATTCGACGTTCCTGCTGTGGCTGCTCGGCGAAATGTTCGAATTCCTTCCCGAGATCGGCGACGCCGACAAGCCGAAGCTATGCTTCTTCTTCGACGAGGCGCACTTGCTGTTCGACGAGGCGCCGCCCGCGTTGATGGACCGCATCGAACAGGTGGTGCGGCTGATCCGCTCGAAGGGCGTCGGCGTCTATTTCATCACGCAGAACCCGATCGACGTGCCCGACAGCGTCGCGGGGCAATTGGGCAACCGCATCCAGCACAAGCTGAACGCCTTCACCCCGCGCGACCGCAAGGCGGTGCAGGCCGCGGCCGAGACGTTCCGCGCCAACCCCGGCGTCGATGTCGCGACCGCGATCACCGAGTTGCGCACCGGCGAGGCGCTGGTGTCGTTGCTGCAGCGCGACGGCGCGCCGTCGCCGGTGCAGCGCACGCTGATCCGGCCGCCGTCGAGCCGCGTCGGCCCGGTGACGCCTGAGGAGCGTCGCGCGCTGATCCAGACCGATGCGATCGGCACGAAGTACGACACGCTGGTCGATCGCGAGTCGGCGGAGGAACTGCTCGCCGCCAAGACCCAGGAGGCCGCCGCTGCGGCGGCCGCAGCGCGTGCGTCGACCGATGCGGAGAAGACGGCGGCGGCACAGGCGAAGGAAGATGCGCGTACCGCGCGCGAGGCGGATCGCGCCGCCCGCGAGGAAGACCGCGCGCGCCGTGCGACCGAGCGCGAGTCGTCGAGCGATCCGTGGAACCGCGCGATGACCTCGGCGTCGCGCTCGGCTTCGTCGGCGGTCGGACGCGCGGTGGCGAACGAAGTGACCAAGGCGGTGTTCGGTGGCTCGCGGCGCGGTGCCAGCAGCGGCGGCTTGCTGGGGCAGGTGGTGCGCGGCGTGCTCGGCGGGTTGATGCGGCGCTGA
- a CDS encoding prephenate dehydratase — translation MQSYAAPARPIVAAMAAAAAAEPSRAVAFQGAPGANSHVAVLEAFPDALPLPCFSFEDALDAVKTGAADCAIIPIENSLHGRVADMHFLLPESGLVITGEHFLAIRHALIGCGPRDGVRQAMSHPQALGQCRHWLKAHRIAPINYPDTAGAAAVVAELRDPSVAALAPPGAAAIYGLDLLATDIADAEHNTTRFVTLARGARPLSGEGPWMTTFIFAVKNIPAALYKAMGGFATNGVNMTKLESYQRGGSFAATEFYCDIEGRPGDPAFDRAMEELGFHTKWVRVLGTYAQARKRG, via the coding sequence ATGCAAAGTTACGCCGCCCCCGCCCGTCCGATCGTCGCCGCCATGGCTGCCGCCGCCGCCGCCGAGCCGTCGCGGGCAGTCGCTTTTCAGGGCGCGCCGGGCGCAAACAGCCATGTCGCTGTGCTGGAAGCCTTTCCCGATGCGCTGCCGCTGCCGTGCTTCAGCTTCGAGGATGCCCTGGATGCGGTGAAGACCGGCGCCGCCGATTGCGCGATCATCCCGATCGAGAATTCGCTGCACGGCCGCGTCGCGGACATGCATTTCCTGCTGCCCGAATCCGGACTGGTCATTACCGGCGAACATTTCCTCGCCATCCGCCACGCACTGATCGGCTGCGGCCCGCGCGACGGCGTGCGGCAGGCGATGAGCCATCCGCAAGCGCTCGGGCAATGCCGTCACTGGTTGAAGGCGCACCGCATCGCGCCGATCAACTACCCCGACACCGCCGGGGCGGCGGCGGTGGTCGCCGAGCTGCGCGACCCGAGCGTCGCGGCGCTCGCCCCGCCGGGTGCGGCGGCGATCTATGGGCTGGATCTGCTGGCGACGGACATCGCCGACGCCGAACACAATACCACGCGCTTCGTCACCCTGGCGCGCGGCGCGCGGCCCTTGTCGGGCGAAGGGCCGTGGATGACGACCTTCATCTTCGCGGTGAAGAACATCCCCGCCGCGCTCTACAAGGCGATGGGCGGGTTCGCGACCAACGGCGTCAACATGACCAAGTTGGAAAGCTACCAGCGTGGCGGCAGTTTCGCGGCCACCGAATTCTATTGCGACATCGAGGGCCGCCCCGGCGATCCGGCATTCGACCGCGCGATGGAGGAACTCGGCTTCCACACCAAATGGGTGCGGGTGCTGGGGACGTATGCGCAGGCGCGCAAGCGCGGGTGA
- the fghA gene encoding S-formylglutathione hydrolase has protein sequence METVSTARAHGGTQGVYRHRSTATGTDMTFAVYVPDHAPGTVLPVVWYLSGLTCTHANVTDKGEFRRACAEHGLIFVAPDTSPRGDEVPDEDAWDFAKGAGFYVDATEQPWATHYRMWSYVTAELPALVGAHFPVDMARQSIMGHSMGGHGALTVALHHPERFRAASAFAPIVAPTQVPWGKALDRYLGDDVAAKRCHDAVALIEDGARVPEILVDQGDADSFLAEQLRPELLATACAAAGIDLMLRMQPGYDHSYHFISTFMADHLAWHAARLRA, from the coding sequence ATGGAAACCGTCTCCACCGCCCGCGCGCACGGCGGCACGCAGGGCGTGTATCGCCACCGTTCGACCGCCACCGGCACCGACATGACCTTCGCAGTCTATGTCCCCGATCACGCGCCCGGAACGGTGCTGCCGGTGGTCTGGTATCTGTCGGGGCTGACCTGCACCCACGCCAATGTCACCGACAAGGGCGAGTTCCGCCGCGCCTGCGCCGAGCACGGGCTGATCTTCGTCGCACCCGACACCAGCCCGCGCGGCGACGAGGTGCCCGACGAGGACGCGTGGGACTTCGCCAAAGGCGCGGGTTTCTACGTCGATGCGACGGAGCAGCCGTGGGCGACGCATTACCGCATGTGGTCCTATGTCACCGCGGAGCTGCCCGCGCTGGTCGGCGCGCATTTTCCCGTCGACATGGCGCGCCAGTCGATCATGGGGCATTCGATGGGCGGGCATGGTGCGCTGACCGTCGCGCTCCACCACCCGGAGCGGTTCCGCGCGGCGTCGGCGTTCGCGCCGATCGTCGCCCCGACGCAGGTGCCGTGGGGCAAGGCGCTCGATCGCTATCTGGGCGACGATGTGGCCGCCAAGCGCTGCCACGATGCAGTGGCGCTGATCGAGGATGGCGCGCGCGTCCCCGAAATCCTGGTCGATCAGGGCGATGCCGATTCGTTCTTGGCCGAGCAACTCCGTCCCGAACTGCTCGCGACCGCCTGCGCCGCTGCGGGGATCGACCTGATGCTTCGGATGCAGCCGGGCTACGATCACAGCTATCACTTCATCTCGACCTTCATGGCCGACCATCTGGCGTGGCACGCGGCGCGGCTGCGCGCTTGA
- a CDS encoding c-type cytochrome, with translation MDDRTNTIFGWALAAAGTALGLSIAGGMMFHGENPEKKGYAIEGVEEAGGGGGAAEVPIASLLGSADPAKGAEVFKKCAACHTINQGGANGIGPNLYGTLGEPIGQGKGGFAFSDALKSVGGNWNFDKMNAWLTSPRKFANGTKMTFAGLGNAQDRANIIAYLNQQGSNLPLPAAPAAGAAAPTDPAVANVTEATKGDTADLANTGTPASGAPSIDPAAKGDKALGATPPAKE, from the coding sequence ATGGACGATCGGACCAACACGATTTTCGGCTGGGCGCTGGCGGCGGCGGGGACGGCCTTGGGGCTGTCGATCGCGGGCGGCATGATGTTTCATGGCGAGAACCCCGAGAAGAAGGGCTATGCGATCGAGGGCGTCGAAGAGGCCGGCGGCGGCGGTGGCGCGGCCGAGGTGCCGATCGCTTCGCTGCTGGGCAGCGCCGATCCGGCCAAGGGTGCCGAGGTCTTCAAGAAGTGCGCGGCTTGCCACACGATCAATCAGGGTGGCGCGAACGGCATCGGCCCGAACCTGTACGGCACGCTGGGCGAGCCGATCGGGCAGGGCAAGGGCGGCTTCGCCTTCTCCGATGCGCTGAAGAGCGTCGGCGGCAACTGGAACTTCGACAAGATGAACGCGTGGCTGACCAGCCCGCGCAAGTTCGCCAACGGCACGAAGATGACCTTCGCCGGGCTCGGCAACGCGCAGGACCGCGCGAACATCATCGCCTATCTGAACCAGCAGGGATCGAACCTGCCGCTGCCGGCTGCCCCGGCGGCTGGCGCGGCGGCGCCGACCGACCCGGCAGTCGCCAACGTGACCGAAGCGACGAAGGGCGACACCGCCGATCTCGCCAACACCGGCACCCCGGCCTCGGGCGCGCCGTCGATCGATCCGGCCGCGAAGGGCGACAAGGCCTTGGGCGCAACGCCGCCCGCCAAGGAGTAA
- a CDS encoding ATP12 family chaperone protein, giving the protein MKRFWTDVTVDADRAIRLDARPVRTPGRAPLALPTGALAEAVADEWRAVGETLDPRAMPLTGLANAAIDRIAAAPDGYAAGLAAYAESDLLCYRADAPAALVARQAAAWDPLLDWARDRYYVHFEIVTGVMHRAQPPATIARLADAVASRDAFHLAALSPLVTLTGTLVGALALAEGAVSADELWRAAMVDEDWQVECWGEDTLATQAREGKRRDYDAAVCFVSLLENG; this is encoded by the coding sequence GTGAAGCGCTTCTGGACCGACGTCACGGTGGATGCCGACCGCGCGATCCGGCTCGACGCGCGTCCGGTGCGGACACCGGGGCGGGCGCCGCTCGCGCTGCCGACCGGCGCGTTGGCCGAGGCGGTAGCGGACGAATGGCGTGCGGTGGGCGAAACGCTCGACCCGCGCGCGATGCCGCTGACCGGGCTTGCCAATGCCGCGATCGACCGCATCGCTGCGGCGCCCGACGGCTATGCCGCCGGGCTGGCCGCTTATGCCGAAAGCGACCTGCTCTGTTATCGCGCCGATGCGCCCGCCGCGTTGGTCGCGCGGCAGGCGGCGGCGTGGGACCCGCTGCTCGACTGGGCGCGTGATCGCTATTATGTGCATTTCGAGATCGTCACCGGGGTGATGCATCGTGCGCAGCCGCCTGCGACGATTGCGCGTTTGGCCGATGCCGTGGCGAGCCGCGACGCCTTCCACCTCGCGGCGCTCTCGCCGCTGGTCACGCTGACGGGTACGTTGGTTGGCGCGCTGGCCTTGGCGGAGGGAGCGGTTTCGGCCGACGAATTGTGGCGGGCGGCGATGGTCGACGAGGACTGGCAGGTGGAGTGTTGGGGCGAGGACACGCTCGCCACGCAGGCGCGCGAGGGCAAACGGCGCGATTATGACGCCGCGGTGTGTTTCGTTTCGCTGCTGGAGAATGGCTAG